Within Verrucomicrobiota bacterium, the genomic segment CGAATCGGAAGGGAGGGGGTAACGTTCGACAACTTCTTTGTGACCACACCGCTGTGTTCGCCAAGTCGGGCGAGTTTCCTGACCGGCCTTTATCCTCACAAGCATCGGGTTATCAATAATGACAAGCTGGGTCTGGATGTGATTAGCCACACGCTGATGACCTTTCCACGTCAATTGCGTGAGGCCGGATATGAAACGGCATTCATTGGGAAATGGCACATGGGGCTCGAGGACTCAAGAAGGCCGGGTTTCGACACCTGGATCAGTTTTAAAGGCCAAGGCATCTATATTGATGGAGTCGTGAATGAAAATGGCAATCGGCGGCAACTGGATGGCTACATGACGGACTTTCTCAATGAGAAGGCGGTTGAATTCGTCAGGAAGCCTCATGGCAAACCGTTTTGCCTCTACCTCTCGCACAAGGCGGTACATAATCCCTTCCTGCCGGCTCCAAGAGATGATTCGCTTTATAGCGACTACGATTTTGCGCTGCCTGAAAAAGTAGAGTCTGATATTCAGGGGAAGCCGGTCCTGTTGCGGAAAGTGGAAAAATACAATCCGCTGGAACTGGAAGGCGTGGCTCCCGAACCTGGCGAACCGCGTCGCAACCGAGGGAGTGATCCTCAATCGGTCGTGCGCGACCAGCTGCGTAGCCTGGCCTCGGTAGATGAAGGCATCGGTCAACTCTTTGCCGCCCTTGAAGCGACGGGACAGCTCGACAACACCGTATTCATTTTTACCAGCGACAACGGATTCCTGATGGGGGAGCATGGCATGATAAACACTAAGCGGTGGGCCTACGAAGAGGCCCTTCGGGTGCCGTTGGTGGTCCGGTTTCCGAAGCTCATTAAGCCGGGAAGCCGGAACGACGCCTTAGTTGTCAATATTGACCTTGCCCCCACCTTGCTGGACCTGGCAGGCGTGGAATCCATCATCCCCATGCATGGCCAATCCTTTGTACCGCTTTTGAAAGATGCTCGCGCTCCCTGGCGAGATGCGTTTTTGGCCGAATATTTTCTGGAAAAAGTCGCGCCGCGCACGGCCCCCTGGCAGGCAGTCCGGACGCCCGAATGGAAGTACATTCACTACCTCGAAGCGGACGACCATGGCGATCCCAATGGCCTGGATGAACTCTATGACCTTGTTGCGGACCCGCGGGAATTGAACAATCTGGTGAATAATCCGGAACAGAAGACCCGGCTCAAAGAGATGAAGGCCCAACTGCAAGGCTTGTTGAATAAATTTAACTGAAAACCGGTGAATGTCTTTTGTTATGCATAAATACTTTTTCTTATGTTTGCTCATAGTGACGGGGGTGTATGGTGCGGGTCCGAACATCGTGCTGGTTATGACGGACGACCAGGGTTACGGAGATTTGTCGATCAACGGGAACCCTTGGATCGACACTCCGAACATGGACCGCCTCGCGAATGAGGGAGCGCGGTTCGAGAGATTTTTCGTGGAACAGGTCTGCGCTCCAACGCGCGCCGCGTTGTTATCCGGTCGCTATCCGACCCGCACCGGAGTGACAGGTGTAACACGCGGCTATGAATTCATGCGGGGCGAGGAAGTGACGATCGCCGAGCTCTTGCGGGAGGCCGGATATGCCACGGGATGTTTTGGCAAGTGGCACAACGGCGCCCACTGGCCGTACCACCCGAACGCGCAGGGCTTTGATGAATTCGTGGGTTTCTGCGGCGGGCATTGGAACGATTATTTTGATCCGATCCTGGAACGAAACGGTTCCTCTTTCCAGGCGCGTGGATTTATCGCGGATATTATTACCGATTACGCGATTGAGTTTATCGAGCGCGAGCACGAGGCGAATGAGAGCCCCTTCTTTTGTTATATTCCTTACAACACACCGCACACGCCGGCGAGTGTGCCATTGGACAAGTGGAGGCAGTGGGTAGATCGAACGGACGTGGAAGATCCCTTCGACCGGACGATGTATGCGCTGGTCGAAAATTTGGATGAGAATATGGGCCGTTTACTCGCGAAGCTGGAAGCGCTGGAAATCTTGGACGAGACTGTTTTTATCTTCCTGACGGACAACGGCCCGAATGGCTCGCGATTCAATGACGGAATGCTTGGTTGGAAAGCCAGTGTCCACGAAGGCGGCGTGCGCGTACCGCTTTTCGTACGTTGGCCGGAACGAATCCGGGCGGGCACGGTTATAAAACCGAATGTGGCGCATGTCGACTTGCTGCCGACGCTATGCCGGATCGCCGGCGTGGAGAACCTGGAAAGCAAGACGCTGCCGTTGGACGGGATGGATGTGACACCGCTTCTCTACGGACGGGATAATTTCCAAATGCCCGAACGGAATCTGTTTATTTGGCGCAATCCTGAGACATGGTCGATTAGAACTAGGCGCTATCGCGCGACGGAGACGACGTTGCACGATCTTATTGAGGACCCTGGTCAAAAGAATAATCTGGCCAGGACCCTGCCGGAAATCCATGGCGAGCTGATCGAGGCTTACCGGGATTGGGCGGCGGAAGCGACGGATGAGGAGCCAGTGCTTTTGCCGGTTCCGATTGGCTATAAGGAGTGGCCTACGGTGACATTGAAGGCGCATGAACTGGATATATATCCGGGAATGGGAAAAGGGATCGATTATTGTGGGAGGCAGGGATTTGCAAATCAGTGGATTGACCGCTGGTCGGATCCAAAAGCGTACGCGGCCCGGTCAATCAAGGTGGTTTCGAGTGGACGGTATCGGGTTCGACTTCGGTATGCCTGTCCCGAGGACGGAGTCGGTTCGGTGTTTCGCCTCAGCGCGGGAAGCGCGTCGTTAGACATTCGTGTTCAGGATCCCTGGGTGAGTGCACCTCATGCTGCGGCGGAACAGGTGATTGAAAATCAAGGCGCTTATTTGTCTCGGGAGTGGAAAGATCTGGATGCGGGCGAACTGGTGTTGGAGAAAGGAACTCACTCGCTGGAACTGAGGGTGGTGGAGAAGCCCGGAGTGGAGATGCCTGATATCAAGGCATTGATCTTCGAGCGACTGTGAACTTTCCGATCAGGCAAACAAGACCGACCTTGGAATGGTAGTCATCTGGTCCACTTAAAAA encodes:
- a CDS encoding sulfatase; amino-acid sequence: MVFVITDDQRWDYVGYAGHPVLKTPHIDRIGREGVTFDNFFVTTPLCSPSRASFLTGLYPHKHRVINNDKLGLDVISHTLMTFPRQLREAGYETAFIGKWHMGLEDSRRPGFDTWISFKGQGIYIDGVVNENGNRRQLDGYMTDFLNEKAVEFVRKPHGKPFCLYLSHKAVHNPFLPAPRDDSLYSDYDFALPEKVESDIQGKPVLLRKVEKYNPLELEGVAPEPGEPRRNRGSDPQSVVRDQLRSLASVDEGIGQLFAALEATGQLDNTVFIFTSDNGFLMGEHGMINTKRWAYEEALRVPLVVRFPKLIKPGSRNDALVVNIDLAPTLLDLAGVESIIPMHGQSFVPLLKDARAPWRDAFLAEYFLEKVAPRTAPWQAVRTPEWKYIHYLEADDHGDPNGLDELYDLVADPRELNNLVNNPEQKTRLKEMKAQLQGLLNKFN
- a CDS encoding arylsulfatase translates to MHKYFFLCLLIVTGVYGAGPNIVLVMTDDQGYGDLSINGNPWIDTPNMDRLANEGARFERFFVEQVCAPTRAALLSGRYPTRTGVTGVTRGYEFMRGEEVTIAELLREAGYATGCFGKWHNGAHWPYHPNAQGFDEFVGFCGGHWNDYFDPILERNGSSFQARGFIADIITDYAIEFIEREHEANESPFFCYIPYNTPHTPASVPLDKWRQWVDRTDVEDPFDRTMYALVENLDENMGRLLAKLEALEILDETVFIFLTDNGPNGSRFNDGMLGWKASVHEGGVRVPLFVRWPERIRAGTVIKPNVAHVDLLPTLCRIAGVENLESKTLPLDGMDVTPLLYGRDNFQMPERNLFIWRNPETWSIRTRRYRATETTLHDLIEDPGQKNNLARTLPEIHGELIEAYRDWAAEATDEEPVLLPVPIGYKEWPTVTLKAHELDIYPGMGKGIDYCGRQGFANQWIDRWSDPKAYAARSIKVVSSGRYRVRLRYACPEDGVGSVFRLSAGSASLDIRVQDPWVSAPHAAAEQVIENQGAYLSREWKDLDAGELVLEKGTHSLELRVVEKPGVEMPDIKALIFERL